A stretch of DNA from Gemmatimonadota bacterium:
CGCTCTCGTGCCGAACGCAATCGGTGCCCAGAGTCCATCGGAAGTTGATCGAACGTCGCTAGCAGAGGTGATGGCCGGGGCCGACACGTTCTCCGAGAAGGAAGGTGATCCGCCCGTCTTCAAGGCCTACCGCATCGATCCGCAAGGTGGGGAGCGGACGCTGGTGGGGTACGTCTTTCTGACGTCTGATCTGCCCCCTGAGCCATACGGATACAGCG
This window harbors:
- a CDS encoding FMN-binding protein yields the protein MTRVLLTRVLLTVGMLALVPNAIGAQSPSEVDRTSLAEVMAGADTFSEKEGDPPVFKAYRIDPQGGERTLVGYVFLTSDLPPEPYGYSGTIEALVGMDLKGSITGIKVMRYRETLQRFRGDFLSARGFQEQFTGNHIAE